From a single Streptomyces sp. 1331.2 genomic region:
- a CDS encoding helix-turn-helix domain-containing protein, whose translation MGSPIVLRRRLGGELGKLRASRELNAKDVAAALGWSASKLSRIESGLVPLQERDAARLLAHYGVTSPDEVKHFLSLTRQSRQQGWWHAYGEAVPERFRAYVGFESDATKILTFQCELLPGLLQTEAYARNVMRSMQPTESAGEIERRLALRMERQRILDRQDPPQIWAIIGEAAIRRPVGGNAVMAEQLRHIADLAEERPNITVQVLPFSAGAHASMGASFSILFFSDIPGSIVYSETITSKTYVEDQAEIARHEDVFHRLMASSVQPEKAITRLRNVAEEYGI comes from the coding sequence GTGGGCAGTCCGATCGTGCTGCGGCGTAGGCTCGGCGGCGAGCTTGGCAAGTTGCGTGCATCGCGCGAGCTGAACGCCAAGGACGTAGCCGCCGCGCTGGGTTGGTCCGCCTCGAAGCTGAGTCGCATCGAGAGCGGCTTGGTACCACTACAAGAGCGCGACGCCGCAAGACTGCTCGCTCACTACGGCGTCACTTCACCCGATGAGGTGAAGCACTTCCTCAGCCTGACCCGCCAGAGCCGCCAACAGGGTTGGTGGCACGCCTATGGCGAGGCGGTCCCGGAACGATTCCGGGCGTACGTGGGGTTCGAGTCTGACGCCACGAAGATTCTCACGTTTCAGTGTGAACTCCTTCCAGGACTATTGCAGACTGAGGCGTATGCGCGGAATGTGATGCGATCGATGCAGCCCACGGAGTCAGCCGGCGAGATCGAACGCAGACTTGCTCTACGGATGGAGCGACAGCGAATCCTCGATCGCCAAGACCCGCCTCAGATTTGGGCGATCATCGGCGAAGCCGCCATCCGACGCCCGGTCGGCGGCAACGCCGTCATGGCCGAGCAGCTACGACACATCGCCGACCTGGCCGAAGAACGCCCGAACATCACCGTGCAAGTGCTCCCTTTCTCGGCTGGTGCACACGCCTCCATGGGTGCATCGTTCTCGATCCTCTTCTTCAGCGACATCCCGGGCAGCATCGTCTACTCCGAGACCATCACCAGCAAGACGTACGTCGAGGACCAGGCCGAGATCGCTCGCCACGAAGACGTATTTCACCGACTCATGGCCTCATCAGTACAGCCCGAGAAGGCCATCACCCGGCTGAGAAACGTCGCAGAGGAGTACGGCATATGA
- a CDS encoding ATP-binding protein — translation MSSSTSSTIWLPRSRRAPVEARRRLSALLASVPDGERYWDSGALVVSELVTNAVLHGTPPGYLVYLALDVDSTRLRVEVHDVRRNRRPVLVAPGVTVEAGRGLQLVKSLSHKWGCCPREPRGKIVWCEVAE, via the coding sequence ATGTCTTCCTCCACCTCCTCCACGATCTGGCTGCCGCGCAGCCGTCGCGCTCCCGTCGAGGCCCGGCGCCGCCTCTCCGCCCTCCTTGCCTCCGTCCCGGACGGGGAGCGGTACTGGGACTCCGGGGCGCTGGTCGTCTCGGAGTTGGTCACCAACGCCGTCCTCCACGGGACGCCGCCCGGCTATCTCGTCTACCTGGCGCTCGACGTCGACTCCACCCGCCTGCGTGTCGAGGTGCACGACGTCCGGCGGAACCGCAGGCCCGTGCTCGTCGCGCCCGGCGTCACCGTCGAGGCCGGGCGCGGGCTCCAGCTGGTCAAGTCCCTGTCGCACAAGTGGGGTTGCTGCCCGCGGGAGCCGCGCGGCAAGATCGTCTGGTGTGAGGTGGCCGAGTGA
- a CDS encoding SRPBCC family protein: MAETKVSTVVEAPADQVWELIGDFHRLGHWHPHLPESTPGNDLPGNAIGSVRVFDLDGTVLYETLLAYDEEARSHTYSFPDGTFHFDNYRATLRVTPITELNASFVEWNASYDVAAEHHKESTEQVHGVFTSGLAALREHFAG, from the coding sequence ATGGCGGAAACGAAGGTCAGCACGGTGGTGGAGGCCCCGGCCGATCAGGTGTGGGAGCTGATCGGGGACTTCCACCGGCTCGGCCACTGGCACCCGCACCTGCCCGAGAGCACGCCCGGCAACGACCTGCCGGGCAACGCGATCGGCTCGGTGCGGGTGTTCGACCTCGACGGCACGGTGCTGTACGAGACCCTGCTCGCCTACGACGAGGAGGCCCGCAGCCACACCTACAGCTTCCCCGACGGGACGTTCCACTTCGACAACTACCGGGCCACCCTCAGGGTCACCCCGATCACCGAGCTGAACGCCAGCTTCGTGGAGTGGAACGCGAGTTACGACGTCGCGGCCGAGCACCACAAGGAGTCCACCGAGCAGGTTCACGGCGTCTTCACCTCCGGCTTGGCGGCGCTCCGGGAGCACTTCGCCGGCTGA
- a CDS encoding SRPBCC family protein has protein sequence MAVLNIHERSIPAPAEAVGELIDGLAGADDRLWPAPDWPRMRFDGPLAVGASGGHGPVRYQVVQYLPGRWVRFRFSAPRGFHGFHEFTVDPADGGSRLRHTIAMRLRGPARLTWPLAFRRLHDALLEEALDRAVRACGGAVATPARRSPYVRLLRLLVHR, from the coding sequence ATGGCCGTGCTCAACATCCACGAACGCAGCATCCCGGCCCCGGCGGAGGCCGTCGGCGAGCTCATCGACGGCCTGGCCGGCGCAGACGACCGGCTCTGGCCCGCGCCCGACTGGCCCCGGATGCGCTTCGACGGCCCGCTCGCGGTCGGCGCCTCCGGCGGACACGGGCCGGTCCGCTACCAGGTCGTCCAGTACCTGCCGGGCAGGTGGGTGCGGTTCCGGTTCAGCGCGCCGCGCGGGTTCCACGGGTTCCACGAGTTCACCGTCGACCCCGCGGACGGCGGTTCACGGCTGCGCCACACCATCGCCATGCGGCTGCGCGGCCCGGCACGGCTCACCTGGCCCCTCGCCTTCCGCCGGCTGCACGACGCTCTGCTCGAAGAAGCCCTCGACCGGGCCGTACGGGCGTGCGGGGGCGCGGTCGCCACCCCCGCCCGGCGAAGCCCCTACGTCCGTCTTCTGCGCCTACTGGTCCACCGCTGA
- a CDS encoding TetR/AcrR family transcriptional regulator: MPRPPRHDEASLLDAAVRLAAAGGPAAVTMSAVARESGAPNGSVYHRFPQRAALLAELWLRSLGDFHAAYLPVFAEHAEPHRAAGAAARQVVAWSRAHRDLAVVLLHGAEAFGRAEWPPEQQQRERQAAEQVREALAGLAERLGAATPLDLDRVNLAVVGLPLAVVRRHLRAGTPLPAHAEELAERGAIDLLRGGTP; encoded by the coding sequence ATGCCCAGACCACCCCGCCACGACGAAGCCTCCCTTCTCGACGCCGCCGTCCGCCTCGCCGCCGCCGGTGGACCGGCCGCCGTCACGATGTCCGCCGTGGCCCGCGAGAGCGGCGCGCCGAACGGCTCCGTCTACCACCGCTTCCCCCAACGCGCCGCGCTTCTGGCCGAGTTGTGGCTGCGTTCGCTGGGCGACTTCCACGCCGCCTACCTGCCGGTCTTCGCGGAGCACGCCGAACCGCACCGGGCCGCCGGGGCGGCGGCCCGTCAGGTCGTCGCCTGGAGCCGGGCCCACCGCGACCTGGCCGTCGTCCTGCTGCACGGCGCGGAGGCCTTCGGCCGGGCCGAGTGGCCGCCGGAGCAGCAGCAGCGCGAACGGCAGGCCGCGGAGCAGGTGCGGGAGGCGCTGGCCGGGCTCGCCGAGCGGCTCGGCGCCGCGACACCGCTGGACCTCGACCGGGTCAACCTCGCCGTGGTCGGCCTCCCGCTCGCCGTCGTCCGGCGCCACCTGCGCGCGGGCACCCCGCTGCCCGCGCACGCGGAGGAGCTGGCCGAGCGCGGAGCGATCGACCTGCTGCGCGGAGGTACGCCGTAG
- a CDS encoding GNAT family N-acetyltransferase, giving the protein MTDEPIALSPITETDLPQLEALLGDPEQLGPFQWYGWRDPGRFRRTWAENGLLSDEWSLLAVRAGGEFAGFVMWRRVNVANNSWYWNIGIQLRAEMRGRGIGSEAQRLLVDYLFAHSPVMRLEADTDPANHAEQRALEKAGFRREGIRRSITFRGGEWCDGVVYGLLRTDPRP; this is encoded by the coding sequence GTGACTGACGAACCGATCGCCCTCAGCCCGATCACCGAGACCGACCTCCCGCAGTTGGAGGCGCTGCTCGGCGACCCCGAACAGCTGGGCCCGTTCCAGTGGTACGGCTGGCGTGACCCCGGCCGGTTCCGCCGCACCTGGGCCGAGAACGGCCTGCTCTCCGACGAGTGGTCGTTGCTCGCGGTGCGGGCCGGGGGCGAGTTCGCGGGCTTCGTCATGTGGCGCCGGGTGAACGTCGCAAACAACTCCTGGTACTGGAACATCGGCATCCAGCTCCGCGCCGAGATGCGCGGCCGTGGCATCGGCAGCGAGGCCCAACGCCTGCTGGTGGACTACCTGTTCGCGCATTCGCCGGTGATGCGGCTGGAGGCGGACACCGACCCCGCCAACCACGCCGAGCAGCGCGCCCTGGAGAAGGCCGGCTTCCGTCGCGAGGGGATACGGCGCAGCATCACCTTCCGGGGCGGAGAGTGGTGCGACGGCGTCGTCTACGGCCTGCTGCGGACGGACCCGCGTCCCTGA
- a CDS encoding DUF4287 domain-containing protein, with product MTAPVKGPASYFPSIEKKYGRPIEQWKELIRTSPLTKHMELVAWLKSEHGLGHGHANALVAHTLAERGSD from the coding sequence ATGACCGCACCGGTGAAAGGCCCCGCCAGCTACTTCCCGTCGATCGAGAAGAAGTACGGCCGCCCGATCGAGCAGTGGAAGGAGTTGATCCGCACCTCTCCCCTGACCAAGCACATGGAACTCGTCGCGTGGCTCAAGTCCGAACACGGCCTCGGTCACGGGCACGCCAACGCCCTTGTCGCCCACACCCTCGCCGAACGCGGCAGCGACTGA
- a CDS encoding DUF998 domain-containing protein encodes MTQAIRAPFTSRAASTTLATRTLLACGAAAGPLFLGVGVIEGLTRTGFDFTRNAISQLSLGSPGWIQVASFLVTGTLVTAGAVGLRRVIGRTAGGTWAPRLVGLFGASFLLAGVFTADPGAGFPAGTADGLAVLSGHGTVHMLSGTVGYLALCAAFFALARHFATRGRSGWALAYRVLPLVVIAGFAGSATTVAAFTVAAGLGLLALTAALAQLAGLAPTSRR; translated from the coding sequence ATGACGCAGGCGATCCGCGCACCGTTCACCAGCCGCGCTGCCTCGACCACGCTCGCCACCCGCACGCTGCTCGCTTGCGGCGCGGCGGCAGGCCCGCTGTTCCTGGGGGTGGGGGTGATCGAGGGCCTTACCCGCACCGGCTTCGACTTCACCCGAAACGCCATCAGCCAGCTCAGCCTCGGCTCGCCGGGCTGGATCCAGGTCGCCAGCTTCCTGGTCACCGGCACGCTGGTCACCGCCGGCGCGGTGGGCCTGCGGCGGGTGATCGGCCGTACCGCCGGCGGCACCTGGGCGCCGCGCCTGGTCGGCCTGTTCGGCGCGTCCTTCCTGCTCGCCGGGGTGTTCACGGCGGACCCCGGCGCGGGCTTCCCGGCCGGTACCGCGGACGGTCTGGCCGTACTGAGTGGGCACGGAACGGTCCACATGCTCAGCGGCACCGTGGGCTACCTCGCGCTGTGCGCCGCGTTCTTCGCGCTGGCGCGGCACTTCGCCACGCGGGGACGGAGTGGCTGGGCCCTGGCCTACCGCGTCCTGCCGCTGGTGGTCATCGCCGGGTTCGCCGGCTCCGCCACCACGGTCGCGGCCTTCACCGTCGCCGCCGGCCTCGGCCTGCTCGCCCTCACGGCAGCGCTCGCCCAGCTGGCCGGCCTCGCCCCGACCTCACGGCGATAG
- a CDS encoding TetR/AcrR family transcriptional regulator, translating to MEAPESGGRSARKHQAIMAAATAVFMAKGYAGTSMDDIAKLAAVSKQTVYKHFADKEKLFAEIVLATTDRIEAMIDLVADIPGDADSLEENLLRLARQFLTTLTQPQVLQLRRLIIANADTFPDLGAAWYQQGFERVLATLADTFGRLADRGLLRIEDPLLAANHFSGLLLWIPVNKAMFHGSPQHNEAELDHYAVAGVRVFLAAYR from the coding sequence ATGGAAGCACCGGAATCCGGTGGCCGCTCGGCCCGCAAGCACCAGGCGATCATGGCGGCCGCGACGGCGGTGTTCATGGCGAAGGGTTACGCCGGCACGAGCATGGACGACATCGCCAAGCTGGCCGCCGTGTCCAAGCAGACGGTGTACAAGCACTTCGCCGACAAGGAGAAGCTGTTCGCCGAGATCGTCCTGGCCACCACCGACCGGATCGAGGCCATGATCGACCTGGTGGCCGACATCCCCGGCGACGCGGACTCACTGGAGGAGAACCTGCTCCGGCTGGCCCGCCAGTTCCTGACCACCCTCACCCAGCCCCAGGTGCTCCAGTTGCGGCGCCTCATCATCGCCAATGCCGACACCTTCCCCGACCTGGGCGCCGCCTGGTACCAGCAGGGCTTCGAGCGGGTACTGGCCACCCTGGCCGACACCTTCGGACGCCTGGCCGACCGGGGTCTGCTGCGGATCGAGGACCCGCTCCTGGCCGCCAACCACTTCTCCGGCCTGCTGCTGTGGATCCCGGTGAACAAGGCCATGTTCCACGGCAGCCCGCAGCACAACGAGGCCGAACTCGATCACTACGCCGTTGCCGGCGTCCGGGTCTTCCTCGCCGCGTACCGCTGA
- a CDS encoding phosphotransferase family protein, producing MLPVVETDEQWDAVVPDESVMRPGAEALCARLGVGGLPLERFAEGSVPVYAVGDEHVLKLFPAASARDGLTEQRVLDRLYGALPVPTPALRDAGEYVNGWRYILMSRLPGEGLAPAWPRLPQPDRVRIAHDCGEALAALHALDPEPLADALGPGDWPAFLARQRAGAVARQRERGLPEAWAEQIPDFLAAAPPPTATPRRALLHTEFMREHLLTDPATGWRLTGLIDFEPAMIGDPAYDLVAVGLFTTRGDRQLLGRLLAAYGHPFDPRLLMAYTLLHVYSNLPWYLRELRPSARTLDALAEEWFGVA from the coding sequence ATGCTGCCTGTGGTGGAGACGGACGAGCAGTGGGACGCGGTCGTCCCCGACGAGTCGGTGATGCGCCCCGGCGCCGAGGCCCTGTGCGCCCGGCTCGGCGTCGGCGGCCTGCCGCTGGAACGCTTCGCGGAGGGCTCCGTCCCGGTCTACGCGGTGGGCGACGAGCACGTCCTCAAGCTGTTCCCGGCTGCCAGCGCCCGGGACGGCCTCACCGAACAGCGCGTCCTCGACCGGCTGTACGGCGCGCTGCCCGTCCCCACCCCGGCGCTCCGCGACGCCGGGGAGTACGTCAACGGCTGGCGCTACATCCTGATGTCCCGGCTGCCCGGCGAAGGCCTCGCCCCCGCCTGGCCGCGCCTCCCGCAGCCCGACCGGGTACGCATCGCCCACGACTGCGGCGAGGCGCTGGCCGCCCTGCACGCCCTCGACCCCGAACCGCTCGCCGACGCCCTCGGCCCCGGCGACTGGCCGGCCTTCCTGGCCCGCCAGCGGGCCGGCGCCGTCGCCCGGCAGCGCGAACGCGGCCTGCCCGAGGCCTGGGCCGAGCAGATCCCCGACTTCCTCGCCGCCGCCCCGCCGCCGACCGCCACTCCCCGACGGGCCCTGCTGCACACCGAGTTCATGCGCGAGCACCTGCTCACCGACCCGGCCACCGGCTGGCGCCTCACCGGCCTGATCGACTTCGAGCCCGCGATGATCGGCGACCCGGCCTACGACCTCGTCGCGGTCGGCCTCTTCACCACCCGCGGCGACCGGCAGCTGCTCGGCCGGCTCCTGGCCGCGTACGGCCACCCCTTCGACCCCCGCCTGCTGATGGCGTACACGCTGCTGCACGTGTACAGCAATCTGCCTTGGTACCTCAGGGAGTTGAGACCGTCCGCCCGCACGCTGGACGCCCTCGCCGAGGAGTGGTTCGGCGTCGCCTGA
- the soxR gene encoding redox-sensitive transcriptional activator SoxR: MTAHPDGRRTTGPHHADLLTIGQLADRSGLAASALRYYESLGLIHATRTSGGQRRYTRGTLRRIAFIRAAQRVGLSLDEAKVALDRLPERPAPSGTEWDRVAESWQSRIDEQIAELELLKLKLSGCIGCGCLSLSRCALYNAGDRAGEAGPGARYLLTRDPADGPEPVSPAADACGSRLPGR; this comes from the coding sequence ATGACCGCCCATCCCGACGGCCGCCGCACCACCGGCCCGCACCACGCCGACCTGCTCACCATCGGCCAACTCGCCGACCGCAGCGGCCTCGCCGCGTCCGCCTTGCGCTACTACGAGAGCCTCGGCCTGATCCACGCCACCCGCACCTCCGGCGGCCAACGCCGCTACACCCGCGGCACCCTGCGCCGGATCGCCTTCATCCGCGCCGCCCAGCGGGTCGGCCTCTCCCTGGACGAGGCGAAGGTCGCCCTCGACCGCCTCCCCGAGCGCCCCGCCCCCAGCGGCACCGAGTGGGACCGGGTCGCCGAGTCCTGGCAGAGCCGGATCGACGAGCAGATCGCCGAGCTCGAACTGCTGAAGCTCAAGCTGTCCGGCTGCATCGGCTGCGGCTGCCTCTCGCTGTCCCGTTGCGCCCTCTACAACGCCGGCGACCGCGCCGGCGAGGCCGGCCCCGGCGCCCGCTACCTGCTCACCCGCGACCCGGCCGACGGGCCCGAACCGGTCTCCCCGGCCGCCGACGCCTGCGGCAGCCGCCTGCCGGGGCGGTGA
- a CDS encoding thiamine pyrophosphate-dependent enzyme, whose amino-acid sequence MTTNATAETPTESRFEDLPALMGLMTGDEKHGPAATSTLDALWVLYDRVLRVSPAGAGAQDRDRFLLSKGHGPMAYYAVLAAKGFIDPAVLPSFGGYDSPLGHHPDRTLIPGVEIASGSLGHGLPLAVGTALGLRAQGLTDPAVWVLVGDAEFDEGSNGEAVAFAGAYGLDRLHVVVIDNSSATHGWRGGIAARFEAEGWSAATVDGRDHEALHRAFTAEHPGRPHVVVARVEPKDS is encoded by the coding sequence ATGACGACGAACGCAACCGCCGAAACCCCCACCGAGAGCCGCTTCGAGGACCTGCCGGCCCTGATGGGCCTGATGACCGGCGACGAGAAGCACGGCCCCGCCGCCACCTCCACCCTGGACGCCCTCTGGGTGCTGTACGACCGGGTGTTGCGGGTCAGCCCGGCCGGCGCCGGGGCCCAGGACCGTGACCGCTTCCTGCTCTCCAAGGGCCACGGCCCGATGGCCTACTACGCCGTGCTCGCGGCCAAGGGCTTCATCGACCCCGCGGTGCTGCCGAGCTTCGGCGGCTACGACTCGCCGCTCGGCCACCACCCGGACCGCACGCTGATCCCGGGCGTGGAGATCGCCTCCGGCTCGCTCGGCCACGGCCTGCCGCTGGCCGTCGGCACGGCGCTCGGGCTGCGGGCGCAGGGCCTGACCGACCCGGCGGTGTGGGTGCTGGTCGGCGACGCCGAGTTCGACGAGGGCTCCAACGGCGAGGCGGTGGCCTTCGCCGGGGCGTACGGACTGGACCGGCTGCACGTGGTGGTGATCGACAACTCCTCGGCCACGCACGGCTGGCGGGGCGGGATCGCGGCCAGGTTCGAGGCCGAGGGCTGGTCGGCCGCGACGGTCGACGGGCGCGATCACGAGGCGCTGCACCGCGCCTTCACCGCCGAGCACCCGGGCCGCCCGCACGTGGTGGTCGCCCGGGTCGAGCCCAAGGACTCCTGA
- a CDS encoding transketolase family protein encodes MDTMRDRFVDVTTRLLDEDPRLAVVLADITAAAFAPAQERHPDRVVNVGIREQLLIGAAGGLALTGMRPIAHTFASFLIERPFEQVKLDLVHQGVGAVLVSAAGSYDWPAGGRTHMSPGDVALLDTLPDWTVHVPGHPDEAEQLLRHAYADGDRNVYVRLSAHQNDAAVAVEPGRFTTVRQGSRGVVLAVGPMLDAVLAATEGLDVTVLYAATVRPFDAAGLRAAVGDRADVVLVEPYLAGTSASEAHAALVDRPHRVLGLGVPREEHRHYGSIAEHLAAYGLDAPALRERIGTFLW; translated from the coding sequence ATGGACACCATGCGCGACCGCTTCGTCGACGTCACCACCCGCCTGCTGGACGAGGACCCCCGCCTGGCCGTGGTGCTGGCCGACATCACCGCAGCCGCCTTCGCCCCCGCCCAGGAACGCCATCCCGACCGGGTGGTCAACGTCGGCATCCGCGAACAGCTGCTGATCGGCGCGGCCGGCGGCCTGGCGCTCACCGGGATGCGCCCGATCGCCCACACCTTCGCCAGCTTCCTGATCGAACGGCCCTTCGAGCAGGTCAAGTTGGACCTGGTCCACCAGGGCGTCGGCGCCGTCCTGGTCAGCGCGGCCGGCTCGTACGACTGGCCGGCCGGCGGCCGCACCCACATGTCCCCGGGCGACGTCGCGCTGCTGGACACCCTGCCGGACTGGACCGTCCACGTCCCCGGCCACCCGGACGAGGCCGAGCAACTGCTGCGCCACGCCTACGCCGACGGCGACCGCAACGTGTACGTCCGGCTGTCGGCGCACCAGAACGACGCCGCCGTGGCCGTGGAGCCGGGCCGCTTCACCACGGTCCGCCAGGGCTCGCGCGGTGTGGTGCTGGCCGTCGGGCCGATGCTGGACGCGGTGCTCGCCGCGACCGAGGGCCTGGACGTCACGGTGCTGTACGCGGCGACGGTGCGCCCCTTCGACGCCGCCGGGCTGCGCGCGGCGGTCGGCGACCGGGCGGACGTGGTGCTGGTCGAGCCGTACCTGGCGGGCACCTCGGCGAGCGAGGCGCACGCGGCGCTGGTCGACCGCCCGCACCGGGTGCTGGGCCTGGGCGTGCCGCGCGAGGAGCACCGGCACTACGGCTCGATCGCGGAGCACCTGGCCGCGTACGGCCTGGACGCGCCCGCGCTGCGCGAGCGGATCGGCACCTTCCTCTGGTGA
- the treZ gene encoding malto-oligosyltrehalose trehalohydrolase: MPAYQVWAPNAMTGVSVEVDGSAHELTRCADRHGWWSGEAPDGDYAFRLDGGPPLPDPRSAWQPHGPDGPSRRVDHAGFHWSHTGWRGRALPGAVLYELHIGTFTPRGTFEAAAEHLDHLVELGVDFVELMPVCPFPGKHGWGYDGVSLWAVHEPYGGPEGLKRFVDAAHRKGLGVVLDVVHNHLGPSGNHLPAYGPYFTDRHHTPWGSAVNLDAPGSDEVRAYLIGSALAWLRDYRIDGLRLDAVHALADDRAVHFLEELSDEVGKLAVATNRPLFLVAESDLNSPRTTAPREAGGQGLTAQWNDDFHHALHCALTGESQGYYADFAREPLAAVARTLTRGYFHDGTWSSFRGRSHGRPFPTGEGHRLLGYLQTHDQVGNRALGDRISTTLPAGRLACGAALVLTSPFTPMLFMGEEWGAATPWQYFTDHTDPDLAEAVRRGRRREFAEHGWAAEAVPDPQEPATVLRSVLDWTEPRRSPHTELLDWYRTLIRLRRERPELADPDLGAVRTSYDEAAGWIVVHRGPYRVAVNLGPAEAVLPLGAAGREVVAAFGPAALDGATVRLGADAVAVVAVAAVVAG, encoded by the coding sequence ATGCCGGCCTACCAGGTGTGGGCGCCCAACGCCATGACCGGCGTGTCCGTCGAAGTCGACGGCTCCGCCCACGAGTTGACGCGCTGCGCCGACCGCCACGGCTGGTGGTCCGGCGAGGCGCCGGACGGTGACTACGCCTTCCGGCTCGACGGCGGCCCGCCGCTGCCCGACCCGCGCTCGGCCTGGCAGCCGCACGGCCCGGACGGCCCCAGCCGCCGGGTGGACCACGCCGGCTTCCACTGGTCGCACACCGGCTGGCGCGGCCGCGCCCTGCCCGGAGCGGTGCTCTACGAGCTGCACATCGGCACCTTCACCCCGCGCGGTACCTTCGAGGCGGCCGCCGAACACCTCGACCACCTGGTCGAGTTGGGCGTCGACTTCGTCGAGCTGATGCCGGTCTGCCCGTTCCCCGGCAAGCACGGCTGGGGCTACGACGGGGTCTCGCTCTGGGCCGTCCACGAGCCCTACGGCGGGCCCGAGGGGCTGAAACGCTTCGTGGACGCGGCACACCGCAAGGGCCTCGGCGTGGTGCTGGACGTCGTGCACAACCACCTCGGCCCGTCCGGCAACCACCTTCCCGCGTACGGCCCGTACTTCACCGACCGGCACCACACCCCGTGGGGCTCCGCGGTCAACCTGGACGCGCCCGGCTCGGACGAGGTGCGCGCCTACCTCATCGGCAGCGCACTGGCCTGGCTGCGCGACTACCGGATCGACGGGCTGCGACTGGACGCCGTGCACGCCCTCGCGGACGACCGGGCGGTCCACTTCCTCGAAGAACTCTCCGACGAGGTCGGGAAGTTGGCGGTCGCGACGAACCGGCCGCTGTTCCTGGTCGCCGAGTCCGACCTCAACTCCCCCCGCACCACCGCCCCGCGCGAGGCCGGCGGCCAGGGCCTCACCGCCCAGTGGAACGACGACTTCCACCACGCCCTGCACTGCGCGCTCACCGGCGAATCCCAGGGCTACTACGCCGACTTCGCCCGCGAACCGCTCGCCGCCGTCGCCAGGACGCTCACCCGCGGGTACTTCCACGACGGCACCTGGTCCTCCTTCCGCGGCCGCAGCCACGGGCGCCCGTTCCCCACCGGCGAAGGCCACCGCCTCCTCGGCTACCTGCAGACCCACGACCAGGTCGGCAACCGGGCGCTCGGCGACCGCATCTCCACCACGCTCCCGGCCGGCCGGCTCGCCTGCGGCGCCGCGCTCGTCCTCACCTCGCCGTTCACCCCGATGCTGTTCATGGGCGAGGAATGGGGCGCCGCCACCCCCTGGCAGTACTTCACCGACCACACCGACCCGGACCTCGCCGAAGCCGTCCGCCGGGGCCGGCGACGGGAGTTCGCCGAACACGGCTGGGCCGCCGAGGCCGTCCCCGACCCGCAGGAGCCCGCCACCGTCCTGCGCTCCGTCCTCGACTGGACCGAGCCCCGGCGCTCCCCGCACACCGAACTGCTCGACTGGTACCGGACGTTGATCCGGCTGCGGCGCGAACGGCCGGAACTCGCCGACCCGGACCTCGGCGCGGTGCGGACGTCGTACGACGAGGCGGCGGGCTGGATCGTCGTGCACCGCGGGCCGTACCGGGTCGCGGTCAACCTCGGGCCGGCCGAGGCCGTGCTGCCGCTGGGGGCCGCCGGGCGGGAGGTGGTCGCGGCCTTCGGGCCGGCGGCGCTGGACGGCGCGACGGTGCGGCTGGGTGCGGACGCGGTGGCCGTGGTCGCGGTGGCCGCCGTGGTCGCCGGGTAG